The stretch of DNA GATGAGACGATAATGTAGCGCTATCACCGATAATCAAAAGTTTCTTCTTTGCACGGGTAATAGCTACATTCATCCGTCGGGTATCTGCTAAAAAGCCGATTTCATTTTTCTCATTACTTCTTACCAGGCTAATTGCTATTAAATCACATTCTTGTCCCTGGAAGCCGTCCACAGTATTGAAGCTGATTTTTTTGCCTAAAGAGGCCAGCGTTTCAAAATTTTCTAATTGCTCTGTTAAGAAACTTACTTGTGCCTTATAGGGAGAAATAACGCCTACACGACGAATTTTATCCATAACTTCATTATCATAGTTGGTTAACTGCTGTAAATAATCATTCAGATAATTCATCAACAGATTTCCTTCTTCCGGATTGCTGGCACTTCGCCCGTTTTCTGTACGCTCATTAAAGCCACAACCTGCTGTGTCAATAAATAATAATGGATTTTCGTCTTCCTTCACCAGTTTTCGGTTCGCTACAGTTTCAAAGGCAGTCAGTTTACCGCGATAAAACTGCTGATTCGAAAATTCCATAATCGCTTTGTTCATTCGGTACTGAACCTCCAGTAAGGTATCAACCTTTTGTCGTTCGATTACCTTTTCAAATAGCGTTACATTTAGTCCTTGCTTACCAGCCTCATAAGATTTTACAGTAGGAGGTAACTGACAATGGTCGCCCGCCATGATCACTCGTTGCGCTTTCATGATAGGAATCCAGCATGCCGGTTCTAAAGCCTGAGCCGCTTCATCAATGAAAACAGTTTTAAACTGACGATCCCGTAATACTGAATTATTCGAACCCACTAATGTACAAGCAATTACTTGTGCTTCTGAAAGTATATCACTGACAATATAGTCTTCCAGCTTGATCGCTTCTTGCTTTAATGAACGAGCCTCATTAAACAATAGCTGTCGCTGCCGGCTTTCTTCTTTTCCAAAGTTCCGCTTGTACTTAAAGGCCATATTTCTAAATTCTTCGGCCTTCTTACGGATGCTTTTTATATCGTTAAAATATTCATGCTGACTGATCTTATTATCAATCACCAAATCAGCCAGGTGATCTCCTACACGCGCCGGATGTCCGATACGAACAACATTTAAACCCTGAGCAGATAAACGCTCACATAGCAAGTCTACAGCTGTGTTACTCGGCGCTGTTACCAATACTTGTTTCTCTTTTAGGGTAACTTGCTTAATTGCTTCCACAAAGGTGGTAGTTTTTCCAGTTCCCGGTGGCCCATGTACAATGGCGACATCATTAGCATTAAGAATGTTATGAACTGCCGAATTTTGAGAAGTATTTAACTGCTGACTTTCAGATGTATAAAAATCGGCAGAGAAACTGGCAGGGGAGTGGCCTAACAAAATTTCCCTTAACTCTGCCAATCGATTATTTTGTGCTTCGGCAACAATACGAAGCGTATCATCCATTTCTTTATAAGACGTTTCGTCAAACAACAGATCAATACCGATTTTACCATCATTAATCCATTCCGGAAGCTCATCTGCGTTTAAATATAACCGTAAACGATCTTTCAAGGCTGTTCCAATAACACCTTCAACACGCAATTTAGAAGCCTGATTGTTGGTATTACAAAACAATGAAGCCCGTTTTCCTGTTTGTAACTGGTGATCGCTATTTTTGGAATTGGTTCGCTCTAGTTCAACAAAAACCTGTTCACCGCGACCATAACCTGTTTGGGTAATTTTAACCGGGTACCAGCTGCTGCCATTTTTTACACGCTCACTGATTTCGGATTCAACAACAAACTTCCGGTATTGTTGTAAATCTTCCTCTTTCTCGATCTTAAGTATTTTCCGTAAATGCTTTAACTCTTCAGCAGCAGTCATTTAATATGGGTTATTTTTATAATAAAGTGCAAAGATGACCATTTGGTTTGAGAAAGGAGAGCAATTAATTAGTTTTGAACGATAAAACCGCTAAATATATAAACATGTCTATATCATCAGATAATGATCTTTTAGGAATGAAAAAGATCAGCGAAGCTGTTGCAACAACCTTAAAAGCGATGCGTGAATACGCAAAACCAGGTATGACTACCAAAGAGTTGGACGAATATGGAGGGCAGTTGCTGGAGCAATTGGGAGCTAAGTCGGCACCAAAATTAACTTATGATTTTCCGGGGTGGACCTGTATCAGCATTAACAATGAAATTGCACATGGAATTCCTTCAGAAACAACCATTTTAAAGAATGGAGACCTTATAAATATTGACGTTTCGGCAGAATTAGATGGTTTTTGGGCTGATAATGGTGGTTCATTTGTGCTTGGGGAAGATATTAACAATTATGAGCCTTTGGTAAAAGCATCTAAAGAGATCTTGCTAAAAGCTATTCAACAAATAAAAGGTGGCGTAAAAATATCGGATATTGGGTTACTGATCGAAACAGAAGCCAAAAAACGTGGCTATAAGGTAATTAAAAATCTTACCGGACATGGTGTTGGTCGTAGTTTACACGAAGATCCACATGAAATTGCCAATTATTGTGATCGCGAAAATAAGGCTCGTTTTCGCAAAAATTCTGTAATAGCTGTTGAAACATTTATTGCCACCGATTCAACTTATGCAGAGGAACAAGAAGACGGCTGGACTTTGTTAGGTAATAAAGGAGGTTTTGTGGCTCAACATGAGCATACAATCATTGTAACCGATGGAAAACCAGTTATTTTGACGGAAGCAAACGAGATCTGGAATTAACGAGCTAACAGCAATGAAGATTAAAATAACAAGTGTGTTTGTAGACGATCAGGATAAAGCGCTTAAATTTTACACTGAAATTTTAGGCTTTGTAAAGAAGCATGAAATTCCGCTCGGAAAATTTAAATGGTTAACTGTTACCGAACCAGATAATGATCATGTTGAACTTTTATTAGAACCCAACGAAAATCCGACAGCCTCAACATATCAGCAATCGCTTGTACAGCAAAATATTCCGTGTACCACATTTTTTGTTGAGGATGTTGATCAGGAATTCGATCGCTTAACAAAACTCGGTGTTAACTTCACGAAAACCCCAACAGTTATGGGTCCCGTTAAAATAGCCGTGTTTGATGATACATGTGGTAACCTGATTCAGATTACGCAAGTTTAAATTATTTATATGATTGAAGGCAGCCTGGTTCTAATGAGTCAGGCTGTTGTGTTTAAGGTCAAATTCGAGGTAAAGGGGATAATTGAAATATTCTATTTAACATAATATCAATTATAGGAATTTATATAAAATAAGCTTTGAGTGGAATTATTATAATCAATTTTCCGTTCAACATTTTAACTGTGTTTTTTTACATAATCCAATAGTTAAATTACCGTGGTTTTATGCAAGAAATTTGTACTTTACGGCAATTAAAAAATCTACATTTACAATCATAGATTACACGAAGGTCGCAATATATAAATTGTGCTATGTATGACTCCGTCAGAAGAATTATCTTTTATATTAAACGAAAAGAGTAAGATAATTGGCAAGACATATGTTGGTCCAAGCTACCATGTGATCCAAAACATTATTCGTTGTATAGACAATCTCTTACCTTTCCCTCCTAGTTTAAATGAGCTTTCCGCTGGGCAAATAGAGCACATCCAAGAATTGATAAGTTTTGGCTGGCCTCGACTTTTAAAGCCCTATTACGACGATATTAATATAGAGACTCATTTACCATTCCAAGTAATGACAGATGATCTAATCCAGTGGACGATTTCCAATCTAATTTTTTCTGGAAAAATAGAACTATGCAGGCAACTGATTTCATATGAAAAGGCCGGGCTACTAATAATCGACAAACATGCAGAAAATAGTTTCACCTTTTCTTATTCCAATGAATTTACTGGCATTGAGCAATATGATAGGGAAAGTGCAGAGTTTTATAAAATAGAAATAGTTAACAAAATTGTTGATGAAAGAAGAAAAGCGAAGCCTTTTGATGAAAAGAAAATAAAATCAGAGTTCGAAAAGCTAATCTTAAATCCTTTAGGACAATTAATAAGTTATGATACTACTCCTGAGATAGACGACTATTATAATGAAGAAGGGCATTACAGGCTATTGATGATGCAAGGATATGATGATTTTGATAATAAGGACATTTTTGGTGGAATAGAATACAGTAAATATATTGATGTTGTTGAGCTGATTATTGGAGTTGGTATTAAACATTCTGAGGCTTGCTTTATGGTAAAGCAAAGGAATAACAAGGTGAATCTTGAAAATCTATTGACCTATACACAGACTAAAGCAAGAGCTATAAACGACTATGCTAACTACTTAGGATGGGATACTGCAGTGGTGCAGCAAATTTTTGAAACAATCACATTAACCAAAGAGAATTACGATTACTACCTGGAATACCCCGCTACTCCACCGCCTATTTTTGTAGAAGTAGGTGGCCAATTATTAATGAGATCAATTGCTGGCTGTTTTGCTAATCCTTTTTCTATCCTTAACCGGGAATTAAAACGTAAGTATAAGAAGGATTATGACAAGGCATTGAACAATAGGGAAAACAGGTTTAGAAAAGAACTGTTCCTATTCTTTCCACAAGAACAGATCGTGAAAATCCAGAGAGAGATTAAGATATCATTTGAAGGAATCAAAACAGATATTGATGCCATTGTTTTTGATAAGCAAACTGGAACATTAGGCTTGTTCCAATTAAAATGGCAAGACCCTTATGCTCATTCTATGAAGGAGAGATTTAGTCGCATTACCAATTTATTTCCTAAAGCGAATGAGTGGATTTCTAAAATAAGACAGTGGATAGCTGCTAATACGGAGCAAACAATATTAAATTCTTTACAGATCGATAAGGAGCTTGTCAAACCTGTGAAGATAAACGAAATCTGTGTGTTTATTCTCTCAAGAAATCAAATCAATTTTACGGGTGTAGAATTGGACAACACCGTAGCATGGAGTTCCTGGTACCAATTAATTGAAAGTAACGCAAAGATTAAGACCATGTTCGATGATCCAATAAGGGAAATGTATGTTAAGATTAAAGCTTTCCGACCAGAATTTAGAAGTTCAATGGAAGGAAAGAAAGAAAAACCTGGCGAACTTGAGATCGATCTGGGGGATGTTAAACTATCGCACAAAAAATAGATTCTATCTTACTTATCTCATATCATAAGCATTCCTTCAATTCCATCAAAGAATCGCGATGTTTCTTTAAGTTTATCCTTATTTCTTTGAAGGATTCTTCATTAAATTCAAAATGATTATCACCAATCTGAGCTTTTAAAAACTCTTTGCCATCTCCATTTATTATAACCTTAGAATGAGCAAACTTGTTTCTCACATCGATCACTTCTGACTGATATGGAGCATTGACCTTAATAAAGCTTGGAATATACTGATGTTTCTCTTTGTTTTTTTTCAAAATTCCTCTTAGTAGTTCCAATTTTCTTATTGCATCAAGTCGAGGTAGAATAGCGGTTATCCCTCCCTTTTCATATTCTGCCTTCAACCATTTACATTTTCCTTGTTCTTTCTCTAAAATCTGTTCATTGAAAAATTTATCAATATCAAAGGCTTTAGCAATATCTAATTCCGTGCATTGTTGTAGTCTTTCTTCAATCATTTCATCAAGATCAGACGTTTCACCTACAATTAAGCCACGCATTGAATTGATTTCTTCAATTTTCTTGATGGTGGTAAGAAATACTTTTTCAAATTTATCTTCAATCTCTTTCCTGTCAGAATGATAAACACCTTCAAGTTCTCTTTCTTTAATCGATTCTATAATGGTTTGCTTATCGCTCGAATAGAAGATGATGTCCGTATATATATTTTTCTCCCGTAAAAAATCAATAATAGAACTGCCATCTGCAGAGTTTCTTAAATTGAAATCAATCAGGAAAATATCATATTTCTTTAACCCATCGTCAACAAGTTCCTGGATCACTTCATCAAGCGTTTTCTTCCTTTTAATTATTGGATTAAATCCATGGCCCTCAACAGTTTCCCTGAATAATTCGGTAGTTGTTTCATACCATGAATTATCGTCTTCTACCCAAAGAATGTAATAGTTTAGTTTCATTGTTTAAACTCGATAATTAACTCAAAACCTTTTTTGTAAGTTGGGTTATATACAATAGATGCATTAAAATCTTTTTCAAGAATACGCTTAACATGGCTTAGCCCAAGGCCAGCTCCTTTTGTAGATGTTACTCCTTCTTCAAAAATCAATTCCTCATCCATATTACTATCCAGCACCTTACCAACATCTTTTATTGATAAAATAATGTTGCGTCCTTTTTTAGAAAATTCGAAAATACTTTTGGAGGCGTCTTTTTTCCTGGAATTACCCAATATATTATCCAACACTACAGATAATTCAATGGGTTGAAAGTCCCTAACGAACTCTACCCCATTATCAATAACTTCAATTTTCATGTCCTTATGTAGTACAGAATATATATTGTCTATATAGTTCTTCATGTACTTCACAATATCTTCTTCAGTTGAAAGCTGAGCCTGTAAGAAGTTGGATTTGGTCGTGAACTTAGTGATCGTATTTATTTTTTCGTTGGCCAAGCTTATTCCTTGCAGCATAGAAAGAATATCTTCTTTCTTCATGTTTGGATTTTTGTCAAGCTTAGTTTTAAATAGCTTTATTTTTTTTGAAATATCGTCTGCATACACACCAATAATATGGT from Solitalea canadensis DSM 3403 encodes:
- a CDS encoding response regulator, translated to MKLNYYILWVEDDNSWYETTTELFRETVEGHGFNPIIKRKKTLDEVIQELVDDGLKKYDIFLIDFNLRNSADGSSIIDFLREKNIYTDIIFYSSDKQTIIESIKERELEGVYHSDRKEIEDKFEKVFLTTIKKIEEINSMRGLIVGETSDLDEMIEERLQQCTELDIAKAFDIDKFFNEQILEKEQGKCKWLKAEYEKGGITAILPRLDAIRKLELLRGILKKNKEKHQYIPSFIKVNAPYQSEVIDVRNKFAHSKVIINGDGKEFLKAQIGDNHFEFNEESFKEIRINLKKHRDSLMELKECL
- a CDS encoding VOC family protein; this encodes MKIKITSVFVDDQDKALKFYTEILGFVKKHEIPLGKFKWLTVTEPDNDHVELLLEPNENPTASTYQQSLVQQNIPCTTFFVEDVDQEFDRLTKLGVNFTKTPTVMGPVKIAVFDDTCGNLIQITQV
- the map gene encoding type I methionyl aminopeptidase, which encodes MSISSDNDLLGMKKISEAVATTLKAMREYAKPGMTTKELDEYGGQLLEQLGAKSAPKLTYDFPGWTCISINNEIAHGIPSETTILKNGDLINIDVSAELDGFWADNGGSFVLGEDINNYEPLVKASKEILLKAIQQIKGGVKISDIGLLIETEAKKRGYKVIKNLTGHGVGRSLHEDPHEIANYCDRENKARFRKNSVIAVETFIATDSTYAEEQEDGWTLLGNKGGFVAQHEHTIIVTDGKPVILTEANEIWN
- a CDS encoding AAA domain-containing protein encodes the protein MTAAEELKHLRKILKIEKEEDLQQYRKFVVESEISERVKNGSSWYPVKITQTGYGRGEQVFVELERTNSKNSDHQLQTGKRASLFCNTNNQASKLRVEGVIGTALKDRLRLYLNADELPEWINDGKIGIDLLFDETSYKEMDDTLRIVAEAQNNRLAELREILLGHSPASFSADFYTSESQQLNTSQNSAVHNILNANDVAIVHGPPGTGKTTTFVEAIKQVTLKEKQVLVTAPSNTAVDLLCERLSAQGLNVVRIGHPARVGDHLADLVIDNKISQHEYFNDIKSIRKKAEEFRNMAFKYKRNFGKEESRQRQLLFNEARSLKQEAIKLEDYIVSDILSEAQVIACTLVGSNNSVLRDRQFKTVFIDEAAQALEPACWIPIMKAQRVIMAGDHCQLPPTVKSYEAGKQGLNVTLFEKVIERQKVDTLLEVQYRMNKAIMEFSNQQFYRGKLTAFETVANRKLVKEDENPLLFIDTAGCGFNERTENGRSASNPEEGNLLMNYLNDYLQQLTNYDNEVMDKIRRVGVISPYKAQVSFLTEQLENFETLASLGKKISFNTVDGFQGQECDLIAISLVRSNEKNEIGFLADTRRMNVAITRAKKKLLIIGDSATLSSHPFYASFLDHVQNNSAYQSAWELSYLG